One Paralichthys olivaceus isolate ysfri-2021 chromosome 8, ASM2471397v2, whole genome shotgun sequence genomic region harbors:
- the sp2 gene encoding transcription factor Sp2 isoform X2 — protein sequence MLKQQDSMATTVAVSPSEYLQPSTASTQLEDHTHGRQRDTKALQDTQPSPLALLAATCSKIGPPAAQAPVTSPPAQPQPRRLLPIKPAPIAPAPPKNLGFLSTKGNVIQLPAGLGSTAPGSPIVLTIQQSPARSNTSAPANIQYQVVPQMQGPQTIQMMPQGGQIQLIPGTNQAIITTPMTVPAPAAATAPVTPQKTVAIKPSPKLRKPNNSAGNMVQLPGGLTLPLNVATGEVGGTQIITETAAATLTPGKGRRGRRKKVVLASQTPLSPPAQAASPPPEQMETILIEAGDNIIQAGNNLLIVQSPGQPAMVQQVQLVQPKQESQMVQIPQQALKVVQAASATLPPVPQRQSAPTSLQVTPTDPSPTQIFFKTASGDWQSVLLQDSVSTTTTPTTSVATTTTSPPACTKRTLAGGRKEKTLAKIAPAGGMMALNPSQLPSAAQAVQTISINGVQVQGVPVTITNAGGQQHLTMQAMQGGGLQLAAQGQSAIQVDQTLTLELPGQPGEKKRRMACTCPNCKDADKRPGEVGKRKHICHVPGCEKTFRKTSLLRAHVRLHTGERPFACNWVFCGKRFTRSDELQRHARTHTGDKRFECSQCQKRFMRSDHLTKHYKTHINTKNL from the exons ATGTTGA aACAACAGGACAGTATGGCCACCACTGTTGCTGTCAGTCCCAGTGAATACCTTCAGCCCTCCACCGCTTCCACACAA CTTGAGGATCACACACATGGACGACAGAGGGACACAAAAGCTTTGCAG GACACCCAGCCCTCTCCTCTGGCCCTCCTGGCTGCAACCTGTAGTAAAATCGGCCCTCCTGCTGCTCAGGCTCCCGTCACATCTCCCCCAGCGCAGCCACAGCCTCGCAGGCTCCTCCCTATAAAGCCAGCTCCGATCGCCCCCGCTCCGCCCAAAAACCTGGGTTTTCTATCAACCAAGGGCAATGTTATCCAGCTCCCTGCCGGCCTGGGCTCCACGGCCCCCGGGAGCCCCATCGTCCTCACTATCCAGCAGAGCCCGGCTCGCAGCAACACTTCGGCCCCCGCCAACATCCAGTACCAGGTGGTGCCCCAGATGCAGGGGCCCCAGACTATTCAGATGATGCCGCAGGGTGGTCAGATCCAGCTCATACCAGGCACCAACCAGGCCATCATCACCACTCCAATGACTGTACCGGCCCCCGCGGCTGCCACCGCTCCGGTCACGCCACAGAAGACTGTGGCCATCAAGCCCTCGCCTAAGTTGCGTAAGCCGAACAACTCTGCTGGAAATATGGTGCAGCTGCCCGGCGGGCTCACGCTGCCGCTCAACGTGGCGACGGGAGAGGTGGGTGGGACTCAAATCATCACAGAGACGGCCGCTGCCACTCTCACTCCTGGAAAGGGACGacgagggaggaggaagaaagtggTTCTGGCTTCACAAACTCCGCTGTCTCCTCCTGCACAGGCCGCCTCCCCACCCCCAGAGCAGATGGAGACGATCCTGATAGAAGCTGGTGACAACATCATTCAG GCTGGTAACAACCTACTGATCGTGCAGAGTCCTGGGCAGCCGGCTATGGTGCAGCAGGTTCAGCTGGTCCAGCCCAAACAGGAATCTCAAATGGTTCAGATCCCGCAGCAGGCACTGAAGGTGGTGCAGGCCGCCTCCGCCACGCTGCCGCCCGTCCCACAGAGACAGTCGGCCCCTACGAGTCTGCAGGTCACTCCGACAGATCCATCGCCAACACAG atCTTCTTCAAAACAGCGTCGGGTGATTGGCAGTCAGTTCTGCTCCAGGACTCGGTCTCCACAACGACGACCCCCACCACGTCGGTCGCCACCACCACGACTTCGCCACCGGCCTGCACCAAAAGGACGCTGGCGGGGGGGCGGAAGGAAAAGACTCTGGCAAAAATTGCCCCAGCGGGGGGGATGATGGCGTTGAATCCGTCGCAGCTCCCCTCGGCAGCGCAGGCGGTGCAGACGATCAGCATCAACGGGGTCCAAGTTCAGGGAGTTCCTGTCACCATCACCAACGCAGGGG gcCAGCAGCACCTAACGATGCAGGCCATGCAGGGCGGAGGGCTCCAGCTGGCGGCGCAGGGCCAGTCCGCAATCCAAGTCGACCAGACCCTCACTCTGGAGCTGCCCGGTCAGCCCGGAGAGAAGAAGCGACGCATGGCGTGCACCTGCCCCAACTGCAAAGACGCAGACAAGAG GCCCGGGGAGGTCGGGAAGAGGAAGCACATCTGTCACGTCCCCGGCTGTGAGAAGACGTTCAGGAAAACGTCGCTGCTCAGAGCTCACGTCCGGCTGCACACCGGCGAGAGACCCTTCGCCTGCAACTGGGTTTTCTGCGGGAAACGTTTCACACGCAGTGACGAGCTGCAGCGGCACGCCAGGACGCACACAG GAGACAAGCGCTTCGAGTGCAGCCAGTGTCAGAAACGCTTCATGAGGAGCGATCACCTGACGAAGCATTACAAGACGCACATCAACACCAAGAACCTGTGA
- the sp2 gene encoding transcription factor Sp2 isoform X5: MLKQQDSMATTVAVSPSEYLQPSTASTQDTQPSPLALLAATCSKIGPPAAQAPVTSPPAQPQPRRLLPIKPAPIAPAPPKNLGFLSTKGNVIQLPAGLGSTAPGSPIVLTIQQSPARSNTSAPANIQYQVVPQMQGPQTIQMMPQGGQIQLIPGTNQAIITTPMTVPAPAAATAPVTPQKTVAIKPSPKLRKPNNSAGNMVQLPGGLTLPLNVATGEVGGTQIITETAAATLTPGKGRRGRRKKVVLASQTPLSPPAQAASPPPEQMETILIEAGDNIIQAGNNLLIVQSPGQPAMVQQVQLVQPKQESQMVQIPQQALKVVQAASATLPPVPQRQSAPTSLQVTPTDPSPTQIFFKTASGDWQSVLLQDSVSTTTTPTTSVATTTTSPPACTKRTLAGGRKEKTLAKIAPAGGMMALNPSQLPSAAQAVQTISINGVQVQGVPVTITNAGGQQHLTMQAMQGGGLQLAAQGQSAIQVDQTLTLELPGQPGEKKRRMACTCPNCKDADKRPGEVGKRKHICHVPGCEKTFRKTSLLRAHVRLHTGERPFACNWVFCGKRFTRSDELQRHARTHTGDKRFECSQCQKRFMRSDHLTKHYKTHINTKNL; the protein is encoded by the exons ATGTTGA aACAACAGGACAGTATGGCCACCACTGTTGCTGTCAGTCCCAGTGAATACCTTCAGCCCTCCACCGCTTCCACACAA GACACCCAGCCCTCTCCTCTGGCCCTCCTGGCTGCAACCTGTAGTAAAATCGGCCCTCCTGCTGCTCAGGCTCCCGTCACATCTCCCCCAGCGCAGCCACAGCCTCGCAGGCTCCTCCCTATAAAGCCAGCTCCGATCGCCCCCGCTCCGCCCAAAAACCTGGGTTTTCTATCAACCAAGGGCAATGTTATCCAGCTCCCTGCCGGCCTGGGCTCCACGGCCCCCGGGAGCCCCATCGTCCTCACTATCCAGCAGAGCCCGGCTCGCAGCAACACTTCGGCCCCCGCCAACATCCAGTACCAGGTGGTGCCCCAGATGCAGGGGCCCCAGACTATTCAGATGATGCCGCAGGGTGGTCAGATCCAGCTCATACCAGGCACCAACCAGGCCATCATCACCACTCCAATGACTGTACCGGCCCCCGCGGCTGCCACCGCTCCGGTCACGCCACAGAAGACTGTGGCCATCAAGCCCTCGCCTAAGTTGCGTAAGCCGAACAACTCTGCTGGAAATATGGTGCAGCTGCCCGGCGGGCTCACGCTGCCGCTCAACGTGGCGACGGGAGAGGTGGGTGGGACTCAAATCATCACAGAGACGGCCGCTGCCACTCTCACTCCTGGAAAGGGACGacgagggaggaggaagaaagtggTTCTGGCTTCACAAACTCCGCTGTCTCCTCCTGCACAGGCCGCCTCCCCACCCCCAGAGCAGATGGAGACGATCCTGATAGAAGCTGGTGACAACATCATTCAG GCTGGTAACAACCTACTGATCGTGCAGAGTCCTGGGCAGCCGGCTATGGTGCAGCAGGTTCAGCTGGTCCAGCCCAAACAGGAATCTCAAATGGTTCAGATCCCGCAGCAGGCACTGAAGGTGGTGCAGGCCGCCTCCGCCACGCTGCCGCCCGTCCCACAGAGACAGTCGGCCCCTACGAGTCTGCAGGTCACTCCGACAGATCCATCGCCAACACAG atCTTCTTCAAAACAGCGTCGGGTGATTGGCAGTCAGTTCTGCTCCAGGACTCGGTCTCCACAACGACGACCCCCACCACGTCGGTCGCCACCACCACGACTTCGCCACCGGCCTGCACCAAAAGGACGCTGGCGGGGGGGCGGAAGGAAAAGACTCTGGCAAAAATTGCCCCAGCGGGGGGGATGATGGCGTTGAATCCGTCGCAGCTCCCCTCGGCAGCGCAGGCGGTGCAGACGATCAGCATCAACGGGGTCCAAGTTCAGGGAGTTCCTGTCACCATCACCAACGCAGGGG gcCAGCAGCACCTAACGATGCAGGCCATGCAGGGCGGAGGGCTCCAGCTGGCGGCGCAGGGCCAGTCCGCAATCCAAGTCGACCAGACCCTCACTCTGGAGCTGCCCGGTCAGCCCGGAGAGAAGAAGCGACGCATGGCGTGCACCTGCCCCAACTGCAAAGACGCAGACAAGAG GCCCGGGGAGGTCGGGAAGAGGAAGCACATCTGTCACGTCCCCGGCTGTGAGAAGACGTTCAGGAAAACGTCGCTGCTCAGAGCTCACGTCCGGCTGCACACCGGCGAGAGACCCTTCGCCTGCAACTGGGTTTTCTGCGGGAAACGTTTCACACGCAGTGACGAGCTGCAGCGGCACGCCAGGACGCACACAG GAGACAAGCGCTTCGAGTGCAGCCAGTGTCAGAAACGCTTCATGAGGAGCGATCACCTGACGAAGCATTACAAGACGCACATCAACACCAAGAACCTGTGA
- the sp2 gene encoding transcription factor Sp2 isoform X4 encodes MSEQQDSMATTVAVSPSEYLQPSTASTQDTQPSPLALLAATCSKIGPPAAQAPVTSPPAQPQPRRLLPIKPAPIAPAPPKNLGFLSTKGNVIQLPAGLGSTAPGSPIVLTIQQSPARSNTSAPANIQYQVVPQMQGPQTIQMMPQGGQIQLIPGTNQAIITTPMTVPAPAAATAPVTPQKTVAIKPSPKLRKPNNSAGNMVQLPGGLTLPLNVATGEVGGTQIITETAAATLTPGKGRRGRRKKVVLASQTPLSPPAQAASPPPEQMETILIEAGDNIIQAGNNLLIVQSPGQPAMVQQVQLVQPKQESQMVQIPQQALKVVQAASATLPPVPQRQSAPTSLQVTPTDPSPTQIFFKTASGDWQSVLLQDSVSTTTTPTTSVATTTTSPPACTKRTLAGGRKEKTLAKIAPAGGMMALNPSQLPSAAQAVQTISINGVQVQGVPVTITNAGGQQHLTMQAMQGGGLQLAAQGQSAIQVDQTLTLELPGQPGEKKRRMACTCPNCKDADKRPGEVGKRKHICHVPGCEKTFRKTSLLRAHVRLHTGERPFACNWVFCGKRFTRSDELQRHARTHTGDKRFECSQCQKRFMRSDHLTKHYKTHINTKNL; translated from the exons aACAACAGGACAGTATGGCCACCACTGTTGCTGTCAGTCCCAGTGAATACCTTCAGCCCTCCACCGCTTCCACACAA GACACCCAGCCCTCTCCTCTGGCCCTCCTGGCTGCAACCTGTAGTAAAATCGGCCCTCCTGCTGCTCAGGCTCCCGTCACATCTCCCCCAGCGCAGCCACAGCCTCGCAGGCTCCTCCCTATAAAGCCAGCTCCGATCGCCCCCGCTCCGCCCAAAAACCTGGGTTTTCTATCAACCAAGGGCAATGTTATCCAGCTCCCTGCCGGCCTGGGCTCCACGGCCCCCGGGAGCCCCATCGTCCTCACTATCCAGCAGAGCCCGGCTCGCAGCAACACTTCGGCCCCCGCCAACATCCAGTACCAGGTGGTGCCCCAGATGCAGGGGCCCCAGACTATTCAGATGATGCCGCAGGGTGGTCAGATCCAGCTCATACCAGGCACCAACCAGGCCATCATCACCACTCCAATGACTGTACCGGCCCCCGCGGCTGCCACCGCTCCGGTCACGCCACAGAAGACTGTGGCCATCAAGCCCTCGCCTAAGTTGCGTAAGCCGAACAACTCTGCTGGAAATATGGTGCAGCTGCCCGGCGGGCTCACGCTGCCGCTCAACGTGGCGACGGGAGAGGTGGGTGGGACTCAAATCATCACAGAGACGGCCGCTGCCACTCTCACTCCTGGAAAGGGACGacgagggaggaggaagaaagtggTTCTGGCTTCACAAACTCCGCTGTCTCCTCCTGCACAGGCCGCCTCCCCACCCCCAGAGCAGATGGAGACGATCCTGATAGAAGCTGGTGACAACATCATTCAG GCTGGTAACAACCTACTGATCGTGCAGAGTCCTGGGCAGCCGGCTATGGTGCAGCAGGTTCAGCTGGTCCAGCCCAAACAGGAATCTCAAATGGTTCAGATCCCGCAGCAGGCACTGAAGGTGGTGCAGGCCGCCTCCGCCACGCTGCCGCCCGTCCCACAGAGACAGTCGGCCCCTACGAGTCTGCAGGTCACTCCGACAGATCCATCGCCAACACAG atCTTCTTCAAAACAGCGTCGGGTGATTGGCAGTCAGTTCTGCTCCAGGACTCGGTCTCCACAACGACGACCCCCACCACGTCGGTCGCCACCACCACGACTTCGCCACCGGCCTGCACCAAAAGGACGCTGGCGGGGGGGCGGAAGGAAAAGACTCTGGCAAAAATTGCCCCAGCGGGGGGGATGATGGCGTTGAATCCGTCGCAGCTCCCCTCGGCAGCGCAGGCGGTGCAGACGATCAGCATCAACGGGGTCCAAGTTCAGGGAGTTCCTGTCACCATCACCAACGCAGGGG gcCAGCAGCACCTAACGATGCAGGCCATGCAGGGCGGAGGGCTCCAGCTGGCGGCGCAGGGCCAGTCCGCAATCCAAGTCGACCAGACCCTCACTCTGGAGCTGCCCGGTCAGCCCGGAGAGAAGAAGCGACGCATGGCGTGCACCTGCCCCAACTGCAAAGACGCAGACAAGAG GCCCGGGGAGGTCGGGAAGAGGAAGCACATCTGTCACGTCCCCGGCTGTGAGAAGACGTTCAGGAAAACGTCGCTGCTCAGAGCTCACGTCCGGCTGCACACCGGCGAGAGACCCTTCGCCTGCAACTGGGTTTTCTGCGGGAAACGTTTCACACGCAGTGACGAGCTGCAGCGGCACGCCAGGACGCACACAG GAGACAAGCGCTTCGAGTGCAGCCAGTGTCAGAAACGCTTCATGAGGAGCGATCACCTGACGAAGCATTACAAGACGCACATCAACACCAAGAACCTGTGA
- the sp2 gene encoding transcription factor Sp2 isoform X8, with amino-acid sequence MSEQQDSMATTVAVSPSEYLQPSTASTQDTQPSPLALLAATCSKIGPPAAQAPVTSPPAQPQPRRLLPIKPAPIAPAPPKNLGFLSTKGNVIQLPAGLGSTAPGSPIVLTIQQSPARSNTSAPANIQYQVVPQMQGPQTIQMMPQGGQIQLIPGTNQAIITTPMTVPAPAAATAPVTPQKTVAIKPSPKLRKPNNSAGNMVQLPGGLTLPLNVATGEAASPPPEQMETILIEAGDNIIQAGNNLLIVQSPGQPAMVQQVQLVQPKQESQMVQIPQQALKVVQAASATLPPVPQRQSAPTSLQVTPTDPSPTQIFFKTASGDWQSVLLQDSVSTTTTPTTSVATTTTSPPACTKRTLAGGRKEKTLAKIAPAGGMMALNPSQLPSAAQAVQTISINGVQVQGVPVTITNAGGQQHLTMQAMQGGGLQLAAQGQSAIQVDQTLTLELPGQPGEKKRRMACTCPNCKDADKRPGEVGKRKHICHVPGCEKTFRKTSLLRAHVRLHTGERPFACNWVFCGKRFTRSDELQRHARTHTGDKRFECSQCQKRFMRSDHLTKHYKTHINTKNL; translated from the exons aACAACAGGACAGTATGGCCACCACTGTTGCTGTCAGTCCCAGTGAATACCTTCAGCCCTCCACCGCTTCCACACAA GACACCCAGCCCTCTCCTCTGGCCCTCCTGGCTGCAACCTGTAGTAAAATCGGCCCTCCTGCTGCTCAGGCTCCCGTCACATCTCCCCCAGCGCAGCCACAGCCTCGCAGGCTCCTCCCTATAAAGCCAGCTCCGATCGCCCCCGCTCCGCCCAAAAACCTGGGTTTTCTATCAACCAAGGGCAATGTTATCCAGCTCCCTGCCGGCCTGGGCTCCACGGCCCCCGGGAGCCCCATCGTCCTCACTATCCAGCAGAGCCCGGCTCGCAGCAACACTTCGGCCCCCGCCAACATCCAGTACCAGGTGGTGCCCCAGATGCAGGGGCCCCAGACTATTCAGATGATGCCGCAGGGTGGTCAGATCCAGCTCATACCAGGCACCAACCAGGCCATCATCACCACTCCAATGACTGTACCGGCCCCCGCGGCTGCCACCGCTCCGGTCACGCCACAGAAGACTGTGGCCATCAAGCCCTCGCCTAAGTTGCGTAAGCCGAACAACTCTGCTGGAAATATGGTGCAGCTGCCCGGCGGGCTCACGCTGCCGCTCAACGTGGCGACGGGAGAG GCCGCCTCCCCACCCCCAGAGCAGATGGAGACGATCCTGATAGAAGCTGGTGACAACATCATTCAG GCTGGTAACAACCTACTGATCGTGCAGAGTCCTGGGCAGCCGGCTATGGTGCAGCAGGTTCAGCTGGTCCAGCCCAAACAGGAATCTCAAATGGTTCAGATCCCGCAGCAGGCACTGAAGGTGGTGCAGGCCGCCTCCGCCACGCTGCCGCCCGTCCCACAGAGACAGTCGGCCCCTACGAGTCTGCAGGTCACTCCGACAGATCCATCGCCAACACAG atCTTCTTCAAAACAGCGTCGGGTGATTGGCAGTCAGTTCTGCTCCAGGACTCGGTCTCCACAACGACGACCCCCACCACGTCGGTCGCCACCACCACGACTTCGCCACCGGCCTGCACCAAAAGGACGCTGGCGGGGGGGCGGAAGGAAAAGACTCTGGCAAAAATTGCCCCAGCGGGGGGGATGATGGCGTTGAATCCGTCGCAGCTCCCCTCGGCAGCGCAGGCGGTGCAGACGATCAGCATCAACGGGGTCCAAGTTCAGGGAGTTCCTGTCACCATCACCAACGCAGGGG gcCAGCAGCACCTAACGATGCAGGCCATGCAGGGCGGAGGGCTCCAGCTGGCGGCGCAGGGCCAGTCCGCAATCCAAGTCGACCAGACCCTCACTCTGGAGCTGCCCGGTCAGCCCGGAGAGAAGAAGCGACGCATGGCGTGCACCTGCCCCAACTGCAAAGACGCAGACAAGAG GCCCGGGGAGGTCGGGAAGAGGAAGCACATCTGTCACGTCCCCGGCTGTGAGAAGACGTTCAGGAAAACGTCGCTGCTCAGAGCTCACGTCCGGCTGCACACCGGCGAGAGACCCTTCGCCTGCAACTGGGTTTTCTGCGGGAAACGTTTCACACGCAGTGACGAGCTGCAGCGGCACGCCAGGACGCACACAG GAGACAAGCGCTTCGAGTGCAGCCAGTGTCAGAAACGCTTCATGAGGAGCGATCACCTGACGAAGCATTACAAGACGCACATCAACACCAAGAACCTGTGA
- the sp2 gene encoding transcription factor Sp2 isoform X7 → MSEQQDSMATTVAVSPSEYLQPSTASTQLEDHTHGRQRDTKALQDTQPSPLALLAATCSKIGPPAAQAPVTSPPAQPQPRRLLPIKPAPIAPAPPKNLGFLSTKGNVIQLPAGLGSTAPGSPIVLTIQQSPARSNTSAPANIQYQVVPQMQGPQTIQMMPQGGQIQLIPGTNQAIITTPMTVPAPAAATAPVTPQKTVAIKPSPKLRKPNNSAGNMVQLPGGLTLPLNVATGEAASPPPEQMETILIEAGDNIIQAGNNLLIVQSPGQPAMVQQVQLVQPKQESQMVQIPQQALKVVQAASATLPPVPQRQSAPTSLQVTPTDPSPTQIFFKTASGDWQSVLLQDSVSTTTTPTTSVATTTTSPPACTKRTLAGGRKEKTLAKIAPAGGMMALNPSQLPSAAQAVQTISINGVQVQGVPVTITNAGGQQHLTMQAMQGGGLQLAAQGQSAIQVDQTLTLELPGQPGEKKRRMACTCPNCKDADKRPGEVGKRKHICHVPGCEKTFRKTSLLRAHVRLHTGERPFACNWVFCGKRFTRSDELQRHARTHTGDKRFECSQCQKRFMRSDHLTKHYKTHINTKNL, encoded by the exons aACAACAGGACAGTATGGCCACCACTGTTGCTGTCAGTCCCAGTGAATACCTTCAGCCCTCCACCGCTTCCACACAA CTTGAGGATCACACACATGGACGACAGAGGGACACAAAAGCTTTGCAG GACACCCAGCCCTCTCCTCTGGCCCTCCTGGCTGCAACCTGTAGTAAAATCGGCCCTCCTGCTGCTCAGGCTCCCGTCACATCTCCCCCAGCGCAGCCACAGCCTCGCAGGCTCCTCCCTATAAAGCCAGCTCCGATCGCCCCCGCTCCGCCCAAAAACCTGGGTTTTCTATCAACCAAGGGCAATGTTATCCAGCTCCCTGCCGGCCTGGGCTCCACGGCCCCCGGGAGCCCCATCGTCCTCACTATCCAGCAGAGCCCGGCTCGCAGCAACACTTCGGCCCCCGCCAACATCCAGTACCAGGTGGTGCCCCAGATGCAGGGGCCCCAGACTATTCAGATGATGCCGCAGGGTGGTCAGATCCAGCTCATACCAGGCACCAACCAGGCCATCATCACCACTCCAATGACTGTACCGGCCCCCGCGGCTGCCACCGCTCCGGTCACGCCACAGAAGACTGTGGCCATCAAGCCCTCGCCTAAGTTGCGTAAGCCGAACAACTCTGCTGGAAATATGGTGCAGCTGCCCGGCGGGCTCACGCTGCCGCTCAACGTGGCGACGGGAGAG GCCGCCTCCCCACCCCCAGAGCAGATGGAGACGATCCTGATAGAAGCTGGTGACAACATCATTCAG GCTGGTAACAACCTACTGATCGTGCAGAGTCCTGGGCAGCCGGCTATGGTGCAGCAGGTTCAGCTGGTCCAGCCCAAACAGGAATCTCAAATGGTTCAGATCCCGCAGCAGGCACTGAAGGTGGTGCAGGCCGCCTCCGCCACGCTGCCGCCCGTCCCACAGAGACAGTCGGCCCCTACGAGTCTGCAGGTCACTCCGACAGATCCATCGCCAACACAG atCTTCTTCAAAACAGCGTCGGGTGATTGGCAGTCAGTTCTGCTCCAGGACTCGGTCTCCACAACGACGACCCCCACCACGTCGGTCGCCACCACCACGACTTCGCCACCGGCCTGCACCAAAAGGACGCTGGCGGGGGGGCGGAAGGAAAAGACTCTGGCAAAAATTGCCCCAGCGGGGGGGATGATGGCGTTGAATCCGTCGCAGCTCCCCTCGGCAGCGCAGGCGGTGCAGACGATCAGCATCAACGGGGTCCAAGTTCAGGGAGTTCCTGTCACCATCACCAACGCAGGGG gcCAGCAGCACCTAACGATGCAGGCCATGCAGGGCGGAGGGCTCCAGCTGGCGGCGCAGGGCCAGTCCGCAATCCAAGTCGACCAGACCCTCACTCTGGAGCTGCCCGGTCAGCCCGGAGAGAAGAAGCGACGCATGGCGTGCACCTGCCCCAACTGCAAAGACGCAGACAAGAG GCCCGGGGAGGTCGGGAAGAGGAAGCACATCTGTCACGTCCCCGGCTGTGAGAAGACGTTCAGGAAAACGTCGCTGCTCAGAGCTCACGTCCGGCTGCACACCGGCGAGAGACCCTTCGCCTGCAACTGGGTTTTCTGCGGGAAACGTTTCACACGCAGTGACGAGCTGCAGCGGCACGCCAGGACGCACACAG GAGACAAGCGCTTCGAGTGCAGCCAGTGTCAGAAACGCTTCATGAGGAGCGATCACCTGACGAAGCATTACAAGACGCACATCAACACCAAGAACCTGTGA
- the sp2 gene encoding transcription factor Sp2 isoform X1, protein MSEQQDSMATTVAVSPSEYLQPSTASTQLEDHTHGRQRDTKALQDTQPSPLALLAATCSKIGPPAAQAPVTSPPAQPQPRRLLPIKPAPIAPAPPKNLGFLSTKGNVIQLPAGLGSTAPGSPIVLTIQQSPARSNTSAPANIQYQVVPQMQGPQTIQMMPQGGQIQLIPGTNQAIITTPMTVPAPAAATAPVTPQKTVAIKPSPKLRKPNNSAGNMVQLPGGLTLPLNVATGEVGGTQIITETAAATLTPGKGRRGRRKKVVLASQTPLSPPAQAASPPPEQMETILIEAGDNIIQAGNNLLIVQSPGQPAMVQQVQLVQPKQESQMVQIPQQALKVVQAASATLPPVPQRQSAPTSLQVTPTDPSPTQIFFKTASGDWQSVLLQDSVSTTTTPTTSVATTTTSPPACTKRTLAGGRKEKTLAKIAPAGGMMALNPSQLPSAAQAVQTISINGVQVQGVPVTITNAGGQQHLTMQAMQGGGLQLAAQGQSAIQVDQTLTLELPGQPGEKKRRMACTCPNCKDADKRPGEVGKRKHICHVPGCEKTFRKTSLLRAHVRLHTGERPFACNWVFCGKRFTRSDELQRHARTHTGDKRFECSQCQKRFMRSDHLTKHYKTHINTKNL, encoded by the exons aACAACAGGACAGTATGGCCACCACTGTTGCTGTCAGTCCCAGTGAATACCTTCAGCCCTCCACCGCTTCCACACAA CTTGAGGATCACACACATGGACGACAGAGGGACACAAAAGCTTTGCAG GACACCCAGCCCTCTCCTCTGGCCCTCCTGGCTGCAACCTGTAGTAAAATCGGCCCTCCTGCTGCTCAGGCTCCCGTCACATCTCCCCCAGCGCAGCCACAGCCTCGCAGGCTCCTCCCTATAAAGCCAGCTCCGATCGCCCCCGCTCCGCCCAAAAACCTGGGTTTTCTATCAACCAAGGGCAATGTTATCCAGCTCCCTGCCGGCCTGGGCTCCACGGCCCCCGGGAGCCCCATCGTCCTCACTATCCAGCAGAGCCCGGCTCGCAGCAACACTTCGGCCCCCGCCAACATCCAGTACCAGGTGGTGCCCCAGATGCAGGGGCCCCAGACTATTCAGATGATGCCGCAGGGTGGTCAGATCCAGCTCATACCAGGCACCAACCAGGCCATCATCACCACTCCAATGACTGTACCGGCCCCCGCGGCTGCCACCGCTCCGGTCACGCCACAGAAGACTGTGGCCATCAAGCCCTCGCCTAAGTTGCGTAAGCCGAACAACTCTGCTGGAAATATGGTGCAGCTGCCCGGCGGGCTCACGCTGCCGCTCAACGTGGCGACGGGAGAGGTGGGTGGGACTCAAATCATCACAGAGACGGCCGCTGCCACTCTCACTCCTGGAAAGGGACGacgagggaggaggaagaaagtggTTCTGGCTTCACAAACTCCGCTGTCTCCTCCTGCACAGGCCGCCTCCCCACCCCCAGAGCAGATGGAGACGATCCTGATAGAAGCTGGTGACAACATCATTCAG GCTGGTAACAACCTACTGATCGTGCAGAGTCCTGGGCAGCCGGCTATGGTGCAGCAGGTTCAGCTGGTCCAGCCCAAACAGGAATCTCAAATGGTTCAGATCCCGCAGCAGGCACTGAAGGTGGTGCAGGCCGCCTCCGCCACGCTGCCGCCCGTCCCACAGAGACAGTCGGCCCCTACGAGTCTGCAGGTCACTCCGACAGATCCATCGCCAACACAG atCTTCTTCAAAACAGCGTCGGGTGATTGGCAGTCAGTTCTGCTCCAGGACTCGGTCTCCACAACGACGACCCCCACCACGTCGGTCGCCACCACCACGACTTCGCCACCGGCCTGCACCAAAAGGACGCTGGCGGGGGGGCGGAAGGAAAAGACTCTGGCAAAAATTGCCCCAGCGGGGGGGATGATGGCGTTGAATCCGTCGCAGCTCCCCTCGGCAGCGCAGGCGGTGCAGACGATCAGCATCAACGGGGTCCAAGTTCAGGGAGTTCCTGTCACCATCACCAACGCAGGGG gcCAGCAGCACCTAACGATGCAGGCCATGCAGGGCGGAGGGCTCCAGCTGGCGGCGCAGGGCCAGTCCGCAATCCAAGTCGACCAGACCCTCACTCTGGAGCTGCCCGGTCAGCCCGGAGAGAAGAAGCGACGCATGGCGTGCACCTGCCCCAACTGCAAAGACGCAGACAAGAG GCCCGGGGAGGTCGGGAAGAGGAAGCACATCTGTCACGTCCCCGGCTGTGAGAAGACGTTCAGGAAAACGTCGCTGCTCAGAGCTCACGTCCGGCTGCACACCGGCGAGAGACCCTTCGCCTGCAACTGGGTTTTCTGCGGGAAACGTTTCACACGCAGTGACGAGCTGCAGCGGCACGCCAGGACGCACACAG GAGACAAGCGCTTCGAGTGCAGCCAGTGTCAGAAACGCTTCATGAGGAGCGATCACCTGACGAAGCATTACAAGACGCACATCAACACCAAGAACCTGTGA